A genomic stretch from Psilocybe cubensis strain MGC-MH-2018 chromosome 1, whole genome shotgun sequence includes:
- a CDS encoding Cytochrome P450 monooxygenase 91 has translation MNITSPFSFLSSLIHNSSISINATDAVLYFLGLYSTIKILKLFLGKGFSEKPFNALPGPKPVSWIMGNLGQLFNAKGLPFHQSLVDMYGGMVRVYGFFGDEQLYIADPRALQSIIIKDQDSFEETAVFTETNKVIFGPGLVATTGEQHKRQRRVVNPIFAVPHLKKLTPVFYDIAEKLADVIQSEIDQKLSHANESKDSGNLNIGQKDRRGAVIDMSDWMCRVALESVGQTLMGYSFDPLDSPFNNPYTSAIKDLIPTLFSLALVRQFAPFLVRLGPPWFRRKLVEWTPHKAVQKVMKMSDVMHETATEILQKKRAHLQQSAEDHEDDDKDIISILLRLNDKAKKEGREQLSDIELTGQMTVLIFGAQDTTSSCLSRVFHLLAMNTDVQDKVRQEIQEKCSDEGHRRLDFDTLSKLPWLDAVVKETLRLYPPVPFVRRTAVKETVLEYSHHEDHSKLSSVRVPAGTILFVSIAGSNRLESIWGPDAKKWRPERWLEDSKDSTAGRLPGIYSGMMSFLGGGRSCVGYRFAQIEMKIIIATLLLRFKMTCTEADIVWNLSQIISPSVRTGDLNGVPEERKGLPLFVFN, from the exons ATGAATATAACGTCACCATTCTCGTTCCTTTCATCTTTGATTCACAACTCGTCCATATCTATCAATGCAACAGACGCTGTCCTTTATTTTCTTGGGCTTTATTCCACTATAAAAATTTTGAAACTATTCTTGGGCAAGGGATTCTCTGAAAAACCTTTCAATGCTCTTCCAGGTCCAAAGCCAGTGTCATGGATTATGG GTAATTTGGGCCAACTCTTCAATGCGAAGGGCCTCCCGTTTCATCAGTCACTCGTAGATATGTATGGAGGTATGGTCAGGGTCTACGGTTTCTTCGGA GATGAGCAATTGTACATTGCCGATCCCCGTGCATTGCAGAGTATTATCATTAAAGACCAAGATTCGTTTGAAGAAACCGCCGTTTTCACCGA GACCAACAAAGTCATCTTCGGTCCTGGTCTTGTGGCAACGACAG GTGAACAACACAAAAGACAGAGACGGGTTGTGAACCCAATCTTCGCAGTCCCTCACCTAAAGAAACTGACACCAGTCTTTTATGATATTGCGGAAAAG CTGGCCGATGTGATTCAGAGCGAAATTGATCAAAAATTATCGCACGCCAACGAATCAAAAGATTCGGGAAACTTAAATATTGGTCAAAAAGATAGACGAGGTGCTGTGATAGACATGTCTGACTGGATGTGTCGTGTGGCCCTAGAATCGGTTGGACAAACACTCATGGGATACTCATTTGACCCTCTGGACTCACCTTTCAACAACCCTTATACTTCTGCGATCAAAGATCTCAT TCCAACTTTGTTCTCCCTGGCGCTTGTGCGTCAATTTGCACCTTTCTTGGTGAGACTTGGTCCACCTTGGTTCCGAAGAAAATTGGTGGAATGGACGCCGCATAAAGCTGTGCAAAAGGTTATGAAAATGTCGGACGTTATGCACGAGACAGCTACAGAAATTTTGCAAAAGAAAAGGGCACACCTTCAGCAAAGCGCTGAAGACCACGAGGACGATGACAAGGATATCATTAGTATCTTAT TACGTCTCAACGACAAAGCAAAGAAGGAGGGCAGAGAGCAGCTCAGTGATATTGAGCTAACTGGTCAAATGAC AGTCCTCATATTTGGAGCCCAAGATACAACGTCATCATGCTTATCACGAGTTTTCCATCTTCTTGCTATGAACACAGATGTTCAGGATAAAGTTCGGCAAGAAATACAAGAAAAATGCTCTGATGAAGGGCATAGGCGCCTAGACTTTGACACGCTTTCCAAGCTTCCCTGGTTAGACGCCGTAGTCAAAGAAACCCTCAGATT ATACCCACCCGTTCCATTTGTCCGAAGAAC AGCTGTAAAAGAGACAGTactagaatattcccatcaCGAAGACCACTCCAAACTATCCTCAGTCAGAGTCCCCGCTGGAACTATCCTCTTCGTGAGCATCGCAGGTAGCAACCGATTGGAATCAATATGGGGCCCAGATGCCAAGAAATGGAGACCTGAGAGGTGGTTGGAGGATAGTAAAGACTCAACTGCCGGTCGCCTACCTGGAATTTATTCTGGCAT GATGTCATTCCTTGGGGGTGGCAGATCCTGTGT TGGGTACAGATTCGCCCAAATTGAGATGA AGATTATCATCGCAACGCTGTTGTTGAGGTTTAAGATGACATGCACGGAGGCAGACATTGTTTGGAATTTGTCACAGATTATATCGCCCTCTGTGCGCACGGGTGACTTGAATGGGGTACctgaggaaagaaaggggCTGCCTTTATTTGTTTTCAATTGA
- a CDS encoding Protein AIM2 — protein sequence MSNTSPVLAGPPGDCCVQGVKHFGDAVGKTIKIADIDTYVSEPPEGTTGPKKVVLFFADVYGPFYINAKLLQDYFASNGFYVLGIDYFFGDPISLHTDEPNWDRNAWFAKSRKAANEETPKWIKAVREIYGSDAKYTAVGYCFGGPFALELANTDDVVASAFAHPAFLNEDHFRNIKKPLLLSCAEVDQTFPSESRRRAEDILAEVKATYHVQVFSGVSHGFATRGDPEVEQSRWAKEESARSIINWFKRFSGSS from the exons ATGTCGAACACCTCTCCTGTCCTTGCTGGCCCGCCCGGAGACTGCTGTGTTCAAGGTGTAAAGCACTTTGGCGATGCTGTTGGAAAGACTATCAAAATCGCAGATATAGACACATATGTATCTGAACCTCCAGAGGGTACTACAGGTCCCAAGAAAGTCGTTCTCTTCTTTGCCGACGTCTATGGGCCGTTTTACATCAACGCCAAACTGCTCCAAGATTACTTTGCGTCCAACG GTTTCTACGTGCTTGGAATTGATTACTTCTTTGGAGATCCCATTTCCCTACACACCGATGAGCCTAACTGGGACAGAAATGCCTGGTTTGCCAAGTCCAGAAAAGCTGCCAACGAGGAAACGCCAAAATGGATCAAAGCTGTTCGTGAGATCTATG GATCTGACGCAAAGTATACTGCCGTTG GATACTGCTTCGGTGGTCCATTCGCCCTTGAGCTTGCGAATACCGATGACGTTGTAGCAT CTGCGTTTGCTCACCCAGCTTTCTTGAACGAAGACCATTTCAGGAACATCAAGA AGCCTCTGTTGCTCTCCTGCGCAG AGGTCGACCAGACATTCCCCTCCGAATCGCGTCGCCGCGCAGAGGACATTTTGGCTGAGGTCAAGGCTACCTACCACGTCCAAGTCTTCTCGGGTGTGTCCCATGGATTCGCCACGCGTGGTGACCCAGAGGTCGAACAGTCGC GTTGGGCCAAAGAGGAATCCGCTCGTAGTATTATCAATTGGTTCAAGAGGTTCAGTGGAAGTTCGTGA
- a CDS encoding Protein-lysine N-methyltransferase EFM2 — protein MQPPTSRLPPIKSLETQPLEHLEKAVRYLWGIYNPPVRGSRRRTAHKEKDASDDLRTDDFERSYSMKWLTALVSQCELEMDSEEHLNQSRKEILVEEAASLLAICAGTASAGVVTRRFTFDLADTSTQITVDLTDVPLDNQDYASVGAQTWGGACIMAEMMAEDPDTFFLPWSRQPAGRLRYLELGAGTGLVSLIASKILHSVESFKLEVDLVATDYYPSVLANLAHNLDSNLRASCKKHVRVSTQHLDWSTFCDSAPNSVFEDGFDVVYGADIVYESQHAIWIKSCLEKLLRKPTSSNPNPTFHLIIPLRATHSAESNTIEQVFPPDGKGLVIKHKEIIVCYADSGKSGEEIEYAYFRIGW, from the coding sequence ATGCAGCCTCCGACTTCACGACTTCCTCCCATAAAATCGTTAGAAACCCAGCCACTGGAACATCTCGAAAAAGCAGTTCGTTACCTTTGGGGGATATACAATCCACCAGTGCGTGGTTCTCGACGAAGAACAGCTCACAAGGAAAAAGACGCTTCTGATGACCTGCGAACCGATGATTTTGAGCGCAGTTACTCGATGAAATGGCTAACGGCTTTGGTGTCTCAGTGCGAATTGGAAATGGACAGCGAAGAACATTTGAATCAAAGTCGCAAAGAAATCTTGGTAGAGGAGGCGGCCTCTCTTCTCGCAATATGTGCTGGAACGGCGTCGGCTGGCGTTGTTACGCGTCGATTTACTTTCGATTTAGCCGATACGTCGACACAGATCACTGTCGATTTGACGGATGTTCCTTTGGACAATCAGGATTATGCAAGTGTGGGCGCTCAAACGTGGGGAGGGGCTTGCATTATGGCAGAGATGATGGCTGAAGACCCAGACacattttttcttccttggtCGCGGCAACCAGCAGGGCGTCTTAGGTATCTCGAACTTGGTGCAGGTACGGGCCTCGTGAGCCTCATAGCTTCCAAGATATTGCACAGCGTCGAAAGTTTCAAACTAGAAGTCGATTTGGTCGCAACGGACTATTACCCCTCGGTGCTCGCCAACCTGGCCCACAACCTCGATTCAAATCTGCGCGCTTCGTGCAAAAAACACGTTCGTGTCTCCACACAACACCTGGATTGGTCTACCTTTTGCGACTCTGCTCCAAATTCGGTGTTTGAGGATGGCTTTGATGTTGTCTACGGAGCTGACATCGTATACGAATCGCAACACGCAATTTGGATCAAATCGTGTCTGGAAAAGCTTCTTCGAAAGCCGACATCGTCTAATCCAAACCCAACGTTCCATCTTATCATCCCCTTGCGCGCCACGCATTCAGCCGAGTCGAACACAATTGAACAGGTATTTCCGCCTGATGGGAAAGGGCTTGTCATCAAGCATAAAGAAATAATAGTTTGCTACGCAGATAGCGGCAAATCAGGGGAGGAAATCGAATACGCGTACTTCAGAATTGGGTGGTAA
- a CDS encoding Ketoreductase azaE → MPALQSNSGVKVLVTGANGFVAMAIIQRLLGLGFSVRGTVRSQEKAEETKKIFSSYGDRLELLIIEDLTQDGALDDAVKGIDAIEHTASPGPGHLPDEDPYEIYINPAVQGTLSILNSILKNGSQVKRVVITSSLAAMMRPIDGPTVLDENDWGDEYVRIVETQGKSASPMEKYYASKTLSERAAWDFCEKHKGMIGWDLVTINPSLPLLQDFQELHEVTPSVRLWFHFMATEQSEEILKSTLSYVDVRDVSAAHVNALKVEDAGGQRFILSAESITWQDSRNHLLDRKPEYYTSGIFKRGNPNLKSYIPLTLKTQKAESILGIKYKSRDETLLSVAEEYRRRGFL, encoded by the exons ATGCCAGCTTTACAGTCCAACTCAGGTGTAAAAGTGCTCGTCACAGGAGCCAACGGATTTGTTGCAATGGCAATTATCCAGCGTCTTCTTGGCCTTGGCTTCTCTGTCCGTGGAACAGTGCGATCGCAAGAGAAAGCGGAAGAGACCAAGAAAATATTTTCATCTTACGGTGACCGTCTTGAGTTACTGATTATCGAAGACTTGACCCAG GATGGAGCACTAGATGATGCCGTTAAAGGAATCGATGCCATTGAGCACACGGCATCTCCTGGCCCAGGTCACTTGCCTGATGAAGATCCTTACGAAA TTTACATTAATCCTGCTGTTCAAGGAACTCTGAGCATTTTAAATAGCATCCTGAAGAACGG CTCCCAGGTCAAACGTGTCGTTATAACGTCCTCTCTCGCTGCTATGATGAGGCCTATTGACGGACCCACCGTTCTGGATGAAAACGACTGGGGAGATGAGTATGTCAGGATTGTAGAAACACAAGGGAAAAGTGCATCTCCGATGGAGAAATATTATGCGTCAAAAACTCTCTCGGAGAGAG CTGCGTGGGACTTCTGTGAGAAACACAAGGGAATGATTGGCTGGGACCTCGTCACAATCAATCCATCTCTG CCCTTGCTTCAAGACTTTCAGGAGTTGCACGAAGTAACTCCGTCTGTCCGCCTCTGGTTCCATTTTATGGCCACAGAACAGTCCGAAGAAATTCTGAAATCTACCTTGTCATACGTGGATGTTCGCGACGTCTCCGCGGCTCACGTTAACGCGCTGAAAGTTGAAGATGCAGGCGGCCAGCGTTTCATCTTGTCTGCAG AATCAATAACTTGGCAGGATTCGC GAAATCATCTACTCGATCGCAAGCCAGAATATTACACCTCTGGAATCTTTAAGCGAGGCAATCCGAACCTGAAGTCATACATACCATTGACTCTAAAAACTCAGAAGGCCGAGAGTATTCTTGGAATAAAGTACAAAAGCCGTGATGAGACACTTCTCAGTGTAGCAGAAGAATATAGACGCAGGGGATTTCTGTAG
- a CDS encoding eIF-2-alpha kinase GCN2 translates to MDSTEDSQLLEITALQSIYAEDFIECPPPKAWKGAARLHEFIIRVSHPEPIHASKIHFNLHVKFPKTYPRLACPTFTIEKPIVGINEGQVSRLSQEVNSEAQKLKGFEMVFSIITFCQDWIEKNITPPVEVVGSLALQMTQRAQDEERARRQREIEQAAEEEERATRAAEELNEQIQADAMRQMMAKEQQYKARKRANSEATEVPATVEIDTPTETFRDMEINGVKFNTVRVFHPRVSHLGLVYMADPVVDDFSTATPLELYVVTFEEHYYTTSQGRKKLTQLESEIKNLINIRHTKLLTIYGVKLHLPSSSGSPQLMVLTEQTPALTLHDVLEDCDSLREDRASDYIAQILTALNALHCSGLVHKGITTRCIGLTSTDNPSQPKTVKISKAPFHTYLLDLHRSNSFGPHTPPIPEEPKLPEGWLSRDVNESALLYTRKRDIHDVGIVFMQMLLGLDVCERYSEPGSAIHSSSISPTLARQIMLMLEPPKKGSVTCASLLTDLNGVAQSPVTNPRTPLTLPYGSPEGPDYFRLTPREKQTSRWKTEWEELELLGRGAFGSVVKARNKIDSRIYAVKKVRLSKTPQNDKKIEREVDALSRLFHRNIVRYYTTWIEVSDPTSAAASGGSSTESSIDEELEEGLTSVPGITSEKHLPVNGQFQFNVDDFDDISVSRGSFPSIHFSVGSDSGGDTSSSSEDDDEFGGLFKSTKSRSRSGPASLALNSLPPDTPAPQTTLYIQMEFVERQTLKERVDEGLPADEKEGWRLFQQIVDALVHMSTMNILHRDIKLTNIFIDIKGDCKVGDFGLATSSLSVDPSDVSASSGFVGADMTLEVGTRLYIAPEVQSHRRVRGPRDHSKADMYSLGIVFFEMNFQFNTGAERIAVLEDLRKPSITFPAGWDPHRIRQKEIITWLLQHDPDKRPTALELSQSPLLPERLEDEYFKNALRLMAKPDTTHHQTALATLFKQPPRLSRAVVYDQDVDSPDYAPLNQTVQDQLVAIFHLHGAVDMEPPLLMPIMDPEEEKNQATFIDRQGDIVSLPNNILVPFARLAGRQNIRRIKRYHITNVYRPNTVPGHPKFTKAALFDIISPDLRYGPLAAGAEIISVVNDCLDTFPNLSQNYDIHISHSKIIEVALNRVPAETRAAVAEILNQPKSSIMQKRALLLKKGLVRSTADELEILSDVEEDLEETVLRLEKLGTGIATILEPWIKEVRQTIQYTQSAGVKRQIYFHPLMLGAHNNHFKDGIMVEVVRRNKQGDVLAAGGRYDNLITRFQSLKQKPDPVCAFGIQIAVEKITAALASYQSASIKTLVKEERSFGFWSPRRCDVYVVSYQAGYLQERLEVVSYLWEHNISADLMYESGLPDAEHENHLDICAREGILFTVYPRPRTGRNLPAFKVKSILKGTEVDLSRQELVSWLQHQIADQKRVDAATSGATTLPESAPNLPVIKDTAVVPDVQLVLPDPKKQRKQMKQLFLEKAFEKALAIKNSFQNGMPVLVVDVSPAHFDAMIRSSAWVTDEEAWKVIWAMFPPQHSGYAQTVREAAIKRKSEGHSYILLYGIREDRTQLLSLAPN, encoded by the exons ATGGATTCAACAGAAGACTCGCAGCTTCTTGAGATTACTGCGTTGCAGTCTATTTACGCAGAAGATTTCATAGAATGTCCACCCCCGAAAGCATGGAAG GGTGCGGCTAGGTTGCACGAATTCATCATTAGAGTGTCACACCCAGAACCTATTCATGCGTCCAAGATCCATTTCAATCTTCACGTAAA GTTTCCAAAAACATATCCACGCCTCGCATGCCCCACATTCACCATCGAAAAACCCATCGTTGGCATCAATGAGGGCCAAGTTTCGCGATTGTCGCAGGAAGTCAACTCGGAGGCGCAGAAACTTAAAGGGTTTGAGATGGTCTTCTCG ATTATCACATTCTGTCAAGATTGGATAGAGAAGAATATCACACCACCTGTTGAAGTTGTTGGTTCGTTAGCATTGCAAATGACGCAACGGGCACAGGATGAGGAACGA GCACGACGTCAGCGAGAAATTGAACAagcagcagaggaagaagagaggGCCACCAGAGCCGCCGAAGAACTCAACGAACAGATACAGGCAGACGCAATGCGTCAGATGATGGCGAAGGAGCAACAATACAAAGCGCGAAAACGTGCCAATTCAGAGGCTACAGAAGTGCCCGCGACCGTTGAAATCGATACGCCTACGGAGACTTTCCGCGACATGGAAATCAATGGTGTAAAGTTCAACACAGTGAGGGTCTTTCACCCTCGAGTAT CACATCTCGGTCTCGTTTACATGGCGGACCCTGTCGTGGACGACTTCAGCACCGCCACCCCATTAGAACTTTATGTTGTCACTTTCGAAGAGCACTACTATACAACATCAcagggaagaaagaaattgacCCAGCTTGAATCAGAAATCAAGAATCTCATCAATATCCGCCACACGAAATTGCTCACTATCTACGGTGTCAAACTTCATTTGCCGAGCTCCAGCGGCTCTCCTCAGCTTATGGTTTTGACGGAGCAAACCCCAGCGTTGACACTGCATGATGTTCTGGAGGATTGTGATTCTCTGAGGGAAGATCGTGCTTCT GACTATATCGCTCAAATTCTCACCGCGTTGAATGCCCTCCATTGCAGTGGCCTCGTTCACAAAGGAATTACAACTCGATGCATTGGCTTAACGTCTACCGATAATCCCAGCCAGCCTAAAACAGTCAAAATCAGCAAAGCCCCTTTCCATACCTATCTACTGGATTTGCATCGCTCCAACTCATTTGGGCCACACACCCCACCGATACCCGAGGAGCCCAAACTTCCGGAAGGCTGGCTTTCGCGAGATGTCAACGAATCAGCATTGTTGTATACCCGCAAACGCGATATTCATGACGTAGGCATTGTGTTCATGCAAATGCTGTTAGGGTTGGATGTGTGCGAGCGGTATTCGGAGCCTGGTAGCGCTATTCACAGTT CATCCATATCACCCACGTTAGCGCGACAGATAATGTTGATGCTCGAACCACCGAAGAAGGGGTCGGTGACCTGTGCCAGTTTGTTGACTGACCTCAATGGTGTGGCCCAGAGTCCTGTCACTA ATCCGCGCACCCCTTTAACTCTGCCATACGGTTCACCTGAAGGCCCCGACTATTTTAGGTTGACTCCGAGAGAGAAACAAACCAGTCGATGGAAGACGGAATGGGAGGAATTGGAGCTTCTT GGAAGAGGTGCATTTGGCTCTGTAGTTAAAGCCAGAAACAAGATCGATTCACGCATATATGCGG TCAAGAAGGTCCGCCTCTCCAAAACCCCTCAAAATGACAAGAAGATCGAGAGAGAAGTCGACGCTCTAAGTCGTCTTTTCCACCGTAACATCGTTCGATACTACACTACGTGGATTGAGGTGTCCGACCCTACGTCAGCCGCAGCATCCGGAGGATCCAGCACGGAATCATCAATTGACGAAGAACTGGAGGAAGGTTTAACATCTGTCCCTGGAATCACCAGCGAAAAGCACCTTCCAGTTAACGGTCAATTCCAATTCAATGTCGATGATTTCGATGATATCTCTGTCTCGCGTGGATCTTTCCCTAGTATCCACTTTTCTGTTGGATCGGATTCTGGAGGAGATACTTCCAGTAGCAGCGAAGATGATGACGAATTCGGAGGGTTGTTTAAATCCACGAAATCTCGATCGAGGTCGGGACCCGCGTCTTTGGCATTGAATTCTTTGCCCCCCGATACCCCAGCTCCTCAGACAACTCTTTATATTCAAATG GAGTTCGTTGAGCGGCAAACATTGAAAGAA CGAGTGGACGAAGGACTGCCTGCCGACGAGAAGGAGGGCTGGAGACTATTCCAGCAAATTGTCGATGCTCTAGTGCATATGTCTACCATGAACATCTTGCACAGAGATATCAAGTTGACGAATATTTTCATAG ATATAAAGGGTGATTGTAAAGTCGGTGATTTTGGACTTGCTACTTCCAGTCTTTCAGTAGACCCTTCGGATGTGTCCGCATCCTCTGGCTTTGTCGGAGCCGATATGACTTTGG AGGTCGGCACTCGCTTGTACATTGCTCCAGAAGTGCAgtctcatcgacgagttagAGGTCCCCGAGATCATTCTAAAGCTGACATGTACTCTTTAGGG ATTGTGTTTTTCGAGATGAATTTCCAATTCAACACGGGCGCTGAAAGAATTGCCGTCCTGGAGGATCTGCGAAAACCATCTATAACATTCCCTGCGGGATGGGATCCACACAGGATCAGGCAAAAAGAAA TCATTACCTGGTTGCTGCAACATGATCCGGACAAGCGACCCACTGCCCTAGAGCTCTCTCAAAGTCCCCTTTTGCCTGAAAGATTGGAGGATGAATACTTTAAAAACGCACTTCGATTAATGG CGAAGCCTGATACCACCCACCACCAGACTGCTCTTGCAACGCTTTTCAAGCAACCTCCTCGTCTTTCCAGAGCTGTTGTCTATGACCAAGACGTTGATTCTCCTGATTATGCTCCATTAAATCAGACTGTCCAAGATCAGCTAGTCGCTATATTTCATTTACACGGCGCAGTTGACATGGAGCCGCCTTTACTAATGCCGATCATGGATCccgaagaggagaaaaatcaGGCCACCTTCATTGACCGCCAAGGCGACATTGTATCTCTTCCAAACAACATTCTCGTGCCTTTTGCAAGGCTGGCTGGTCGACAGAATATTCGACGTATTAAGAGATATCATATCACCAATGTCTATCGGCCAAA TACCGTCCCAGGACATCCCAAGTTCACGAAAGCTGCGTTGTTCGATATAATCAGTCCGGATTTAAGATATGGTCCTCTAGCAGCTGGAGCAGAGATTATTTCCGTGGTTAATGACTGCTTGGACACATTCCCAAATCTTTCTCAGAACTACGATATCCATATATCTCACTCAAAGA TAATTGAGGTAGCGCTGAATCGGGTCCCCGCTGAAACCCGTGCGGCTGTTGCGGAAATTCTCAATCAACCCAAGTCATCAATCATGCAGAAACGTGCTCTTCTTTTGAAGAAGGGTCTCGTTAGGAGTACAGCCGATGAACTAGAAATTTTGTCCGATGTTG AGGAGGATCTCGAAGAAACGGTGCTACGGCTAGAAAAATTGGGCACAGGCATAGCTACGATTCTAGAACCATGGATCAAGGAAGTCAGGCAAACCATACAGTACACACAATCTGCAGGAGTCAAACGGCAGATCTACTTCCACCCTCTTATGTTAGGCGCACATAATAATCACTTCAAGGATGGTATTATGGTTGAAGTTGTTAGGCGGAACAAACAGGGAGATGTACTTGCTGCAGGAGGCCG ATATGACAACCTCATCACTCGATTCCAATCTCTGAAACAGAAACCTGATCCTGTTTGTGCCTTTGGTATCCAAATTGCAGTCGAAAAGATTACTGCTGCCCTTGCTTCCTATCAAAGTGCCTCTATCAAGACATTGGTGAAAGAGGAGCGGTCGTTTGGGTTCTGGAGTCCTAGACGATGCGACGTGTATGTCGTCTCCTATCAAGCTGGGTATCTGCAGGAACGACTTGAAGTGGTCTCATACCTATGGGAACATAACATCAGTGCTGATCTTATGTATGAATCTGGGTTACCAGATGCTGAACATGAAAATCATTTGGATATATGTGCCAGAGAGGGCATTTT ATTTACTGTGTACCCTCGCCCTCGTACTGGAAGAAATCTTCCTGCGTTCAAAGTTAAAAGTATCTTGAAAGGAACGGAAGTGGATT TGTCTCGCCAAGAGCTTGTCAGTTGGCTTCAACATCAAATAGCCGATCAGAAGAGAGTCGATGCTGCCACATCAGGTGCCACTACTCTTCCCGAAAGTGCCCCAAACCTTCCTGTTATCAAGGATACTGCAGTTGTGCCAGATGTTCAGCTCGTGCTCCCGGATCCAAAAAAGCAACGCAAGCAAATGAAACAGTTGTTTTTAGAAAAAG CTTTTGAAAAAGCTCTTGCTATCAAAAATTCTTTCCAGAATGGCATGCctgttcttgttgtcgatGTCTCTCCCGCCCACTTCGATGCTATGATCAGAAGTTCTGCTTGGGTCACCGACGAAGAAGCCTGGAAAGTCATCTGGGCTATGTTTCCTCCTCAACACTCTGGCTATGCTCAAACTGTGCGAGAAGCAGCCATCAAACGTAAATCTGAGGGCCATTCCTATATTTTACTATATGGAATTCGCGAAGACCGCACTCAGCTACTCTCTCTTGCTCCAAATTAA